The following coding sequences lie in one Saccharopolyspora hordei genomic window:
- a CDS encoding WD40/YVTN/BNR-like repeat-containing protein, with protein MSRVRALVGTRKGAFVLTADGTRQDWDISGPHFGGWEVYHLTGSPAAPDRLYAAPSLGWFGQQVQRSDDGGRTWQPVDNHFAYEGATGTHQWYDGSQQPWTFTRVWHLEPSPTDPDTAYAGAEDAALFRTTDGGASWHELPGLRRHGSASGWQPGAGGMCLHTIIQAPHDADRFYTAISAAGAFRTDDGGTTWKPINRGLRSEFIPEPEAEVGHCVHRLAVHPERPDVLFMQKHWDVMRSDDAGESWYEISGDLPSDFGFPIEVHAHEPDTVYVVPITSDEQHYPPEGKLRVYRSRTGGGEWEPLTQGLPQEHCYVNVLRDAMAVDSLDDCGVYFGTTGGQVYVSADAGDSWQPIVRDLPAVLSVEVQTLP; from the coding sequence ATGAGCCGCGTCAGAGCACTCGTCGGCACCCGCAAAGGTGCCTTCGTCCTGACCGCCGACGGCACCCGGCAGGACTGGGACATCAGCGGTCCGCACTTCGGCGGGTGGGAGGTCTACCACCTCACGGGCTCCCCCGCCGCCCCCGACCGCCTCTACGCCGCGCCGTCGCTGGGATGGTTCGGCCAGCAGGTCCAGCGCTCCGACGACGGCGGCCGCACCTGGCAGCCCGTCGACAACCACTTCGCCTACGAGGGCGCGACCGGCACGCACCAGTGGTACGACGGCAGCCAGCAGCCGTGGACGTTCACCCGCGTCTGGCACCTCGAACCGTCCCCCACCGACCCGGACACCGCCTACGCCGGGGCCGAGGACGCCGCGCTGTTCCGCACCACCGACGGCGGGGCGAGCTGGCACGAGCTGCCCGGGCTGCGCCGGCACGGCTCGGCCTCCGGCTGGCAGCCCGGGGCCGGCGGCATGTGCCTGCACACGATCATCCAGGCGCCGCACGACGCCGACCGCTTCTACACCGCGATCTCCGCGGCCGGCGCCTTCCGCACCGACGACGGCGGCACCACCTGGAAACCGATCAACCGCGGCCTGCGCTCGGAGTTCATCCCGGAACCGGAGGCCGAGGTCGGGCACTGCGTGCACCGGCTGGCCGTGCACCCCGAGCGCCCGGACGTGCTGTTCATGCAGAAGCACTGGGACGTGATGCGCAGCGACGACGCGGGCGAGTCCTGGTACGAGATCAGCGGCGACCTGCCCTCGGACTTCGGCTTCCCGATCGAGGTGCACGCGCACGAACCGGACACCGTCTACGTCGTGCCGATCACGAGCGACGAGCAGCACTACCCGCCGGAGGGGAAGCTGCGGGTGTACCGCAGCCGGACCGGTGGCGGCGAGTGGGAGCCGCTGACCCAGGGGCTGCCGCAGGAGCACTGCTACGTCAACGTGCTGCGCGACGCGATGGCGGTCGACTCCCTCGACGACTGCGGCGTCTACTTCGGCACCACCGGCGGCCAGGTCTACGTGTCGGCCGACGCCGGCGACAGCTGGCAGCCGATCGTCCGCGACCTGCCCGCGGTGCTCTCCGTGGAGGTGCAGACGTTGCCATGA
- a CDS encoding MoaD/ThiS family protein, with product MIRIRLPNHLRTLAGITDREVVVEVDGPPTQRAVLDALEARYPVLRGTVRDHETQQRRAFIRFFACEQDLSHESPDAPLPPEVAAGREPYLVVGAVAGG from the coding sequence ATGATCCGCATCAGACTGCCCAACCACCTGCGCACGCTGGCCGGGATCACCGACCGCGAGGTCGTGGTCGAGGTCGACGGGCCACCGACCCAGCGCGCGGTGCTCGACGCGCTGGAGGCGCGGTACCCGGTGCTGCGCGGGACCGTGCGCGACCACGAGACCCAGCAGCGCCGCGCCTTCATCCGCTTCTTCGCCTGCGAGCAGGACCTCTCGCACGAGTCGCCGGACGCCCCGCTGCCGCCGGAGGTGGCCGCAGGACGGGAGCCCTACCTGGTCGTCGGTGCCGTGGCCGGCGGGTGA